The Leopardus geoffroyi isolate Oge1 chromosome C1, O.geoffroyi_Oge1_pat1.0, whole genome shotgun sequence sequence GTCCTAACCCCAGTCCGTCAACTAGTCCATGATTGTTTAGTATAGCCTGCATACCTGTTGGGGAAGGATGCCAaccaccttccttctctctctctctcttttttaactttaattttattttttaaatttacatccaaattagttagcatgtagtgcaacaatgatttcaggagtagattccttaatgccccgtacccatttagcccatgccccctcccacaacccctccagtaaccctctggcCAATCACCTTTCTTAGAAAGCCCTGCCCTCTATCCTAGGCTATTTACCttcccctcctgtccctcctttttctttctggtattaatctttttttttttttttttaagcgggattgtgtgtgtgttttttaaacgtttatttatatattttgagagagagagagagagaaagagtgcgtgcatgagtggggaggggcagagagagagggggagagagaatcccaagcagacttcttgctgtcagcactgaCCCCAACACGGGGTCCAatcccacgaacctcaagatcatgaccaagAGTGGAaagttcaaatgactgagccGTCCCGGCGCCCCTTAAGCGGaattgtgtggttttttttttttaatgtttatttatttttgagacagagagagacagagcatgaacgggggagggtcagagagagaggaagacacagaatccaaagcaggctccaggctctgagcacaggctctgagcctcagcacagagcccgacgcagggcttgaactcacggaccgtgagatcatgacctgagctgaagtcggacgcttaacccactgagccacccaggtgccccaagcggAATTGTTTTAAAGAGTTTATCGTGCAACATTTCTGACTTGTAAAAAGATAGATGAGGTAGTAAAACAATTGCCTGTGTATCTAAAGTACTATCATCCATTTCACACTATCAGTGAGCAGAGATTCAGGCCTAACAGCTCCAAGTGAAAGTAGAGGGTGGGCAGGGCCTCGTATATACGTTGCTGATAGGAATGTTAATAGGTAAAACCACTTCAGAGGGAAGTTGGCAACGTCTTGTATTTTCTGCGTCCcgtagaaatgaaaaaacaaatggaGAGCCTCTGTCGGTTCTCTCAAGACTGGAGAGGGACCCCAAGTCTGACAGAGCACTCAGGAGAGTGGCTGAGGAGGAGGGGTCCCAGGCTCTGCCAGTCCAGTCTGCCCTCTCCCTTCCCGCTATCTCCTGCAGGTGCCAGCTGTGGGGATGAGCCGGCTGCCAGAGAGCTGACCCAGGAGGCCGAGGAGAGCCTCTTCACGTATGTGTTCCAGCCGTCCAAGCACACACGCAGCCGCCAGGTGACATCAGCCCACCTGTGGTTCCACACGGGACTGGACAGGCAGGGCAGAGCAGCCTCCAACAGCTCTGGACCCCTGCTGAGCCTGCTGGCGCTGTCATCAGGGGTCCCCATGGCTGTGCCCGTGTCATTGGGCCAGGCCCCCTCTCGCTGGGCCGTGCTGCACCTGgccacctctgccctccctctgctgACCCACCCCGTCCTGGTGCTACAGCTGCGttgccctctctgctcctgctcggCCAGGCCCGAGGCCACACCCTTCCTGGTGGCCCACACGCGGGCCAGGCCGCCCAGCGCAGGGGAGAGGGCCCGCCGCTCCACTCCCCCGCTGCCCTGGCCCTGGTCTCCCACCGCGCTGCGCCTGCTCCAGAGGTCTCCAGAGGAACCCGCTGCCAACGCGGACTGTCACCGAGCGGCCCTCAATATCTCCTTCCAGGAGCTGGGCTGGGACCGGTGGATCGTGCACCCTCCCAGCTTCATCTTCCACTATTGTCACGGTGGCTGTGGGCTGACTGCCCCGCCAGACCTGCCCCTGCTGGTCCCTGGGGCTCCTCcgacccctgcccagcccctttCTTTAGTGCCAGGGGCCCGGCCCTGCTGTGCTGCCCTCCCTGGGACCATGAGGCCCCTACGTGTCCGCACCACCTCAGATGGTGGTTACTCTTTTAAGTATGAGACCGTGCCCAACCTTCTCACACAACACTGTGCTTGCATCTGAGGGAGTCCCGCTGGCGGCCAAGCCCCCACCATCAACAGCTGGAAGGAAGAGCCGAGTTCAGAAAATAGATGGTTCTTACTTCCgcctccttccatctctctctgcctgagggcccccctcccccatatgaCCCTGTCCCATGGGCAACATGTGACAATAAACAACATAGTGCATATGACTTGTCATGCATTCTCTGGCTTCTCTGATACGGTGGGGATCAGGTCTGGGCCCCAGGAGCATAGGATTGTAGGCTCTCAGGTCACACAGCCTCACTTGACCTAAAGATCTGGAGTTCAAGAGCTGTAATTGGACATGCATCTGGTGGGGAGCTGGTGTGGAGAAGACATAAAAGTGTTCTGAGCTCTCGACAGCTGCTCTGGAGACAGCTGACCCTCATGCCTCTCCCTTGCTATTCTCTACCTTAGCTGATGGACCCCTAGTTCAAGATCAGCTGATTTGCAGACTGGCCAGAGATCATGGCTTTCAGGGCCCCACTGAGATAGATGTTCAGAGCAGCTCAGATCTTGGGTTCCTCAGGAACTTGGGTGGGAAAGTCAGGGAAAGACGGATGAATTGGAGGAGTCTGAAAGTGGACAGGGGCAGAGACGTGGAAGAACGAAGACCCAAGAATTTCAATTTGCTGAGGGTCCCAGGACTCCTTTGAATCTGTCACTGGCTCTTGATGTAGACTCCATGAGGCCTGGCCTCATGGGATTCAGGTTCTAGAAGCCTTTGCTTCCCTTAATGTGCCCTGTATATCTTTACATAAACCCCTAACTCAGTCCTTAACGTCGGAGGCGTGGAAAGGCAGAGCCTACCGTCGGAGAAATGCGCTCGTGTGCCTCCGTGTGCACCCTTCGTGTATGTgatcagagcccagagcaggatGCAAAAAGTCCTTTTCTCTTCCCGTTGTGTCTCCTGTCAGTCCATTCCTGCCTGCCTTGATGGGCCCTGCTTCCCTggccttccttcctgctttgtccactctcccctttctccctctgtcttgttatcctcctgccctgccccgggGTCCTGGCTCGAAGCCAGTAGCTTCCGTCCAGTCTCCCTTTAAGGGGGATGTTCAGGCCCCTTAGACTGAAAGTTGGAGCACTTTCTGATATTGACCGCacaaccacagcttggattgTGACTCATCAAAGACTTGTTCCTGTGAACCCAGCTCCACGGGGTGGGTGACTGCTTGCTCTAAGAAGGGAGTGTGGAGGGGCGAGACTCCCATCCCTTCACCTGTGGGCTAACACCTTCCCCCACTCTGAGCTCAGCTGAATGAGCTGCTGTTCCTCATGACACAAGGGAATAGCCCGCATCCACACTCCTGAGCTAACCTGTCTCTGTTGATGCTGAATCCCCAGCTGGTTTGCTCCTGCTCCCGAGTGGGGGGACCTGCCTGTTCAGTCTCCTGTCTCTCCCAGCACCTTCATCTAGACCCAGCATTGCAACTAGTCTGTGCTCAGGGCTCCTGGGGGTCCCTACTCAGGCGGTGGACTTGGGGAGAGGGCTGGTTGGGCTAGGTCAATGCTGGGAATGGGAGATGTTCCTCAAGTCTCTCTGAGCTCCATGCTCTCGCTGTCTGGCTTTCCTTGCCAGATCCTCCCTGCTTTGAGTGAGGCCTTCCCTGGGATCTGCAATCCTCCTATAGGCCTGGGACCCTGTGTTGTTCAGACTTTCCCTGTCCCAGGGATGTGGATGACATCTGACGGGTGGAAACTCTACCAAAGGGCACAGGTTCTCTACTAGGCCAGTTAGCGGGTTGCTGGTAAAAGGTTTTCACATACCTGAGGCAGAGTGAGAAAAGTGAGTACGGTGTACTGTCTTTCACAAAGCCAAAGatattcatttcacatttttttttttgagagagagagagagagcgagagagggagagagagggagacagcatgagccggggagaggggcagagggagagagagaatcccaagcaggctctgtgttcagcatggagcccagtgtgggcttgatcccaggaccctgggatcgttatctgagtcgaaatcaagagtcggatgctcaacggattgagtcagtcaggtgccccccaaggtatttgttttaaagagatatcctttggggcgcctgggtggctcagtcggttaagcgtccaacttcggctcaggtcacgatctcgcggcctgtgagttcgagcccctcgtcgggctctgtgctgacagctcagagcctggagcctgtttcagattctgtgtctccctctctctgaccctccctcgttcatgctctgtctctctctgtctcaaaaataaataaacgttaaaaaaaattaaaaaaaaattaagaggtaTCCTTTGCTtgaaagtttctctctctctctctctctctctctctctgtgtgtgtgtgtgaagagagacagagagtgtgtaaaagtattatttttctgatataatattcttttatggTTACTTAACAAATTAAAACTTAGCAATTCTAATTTGGACCCTAAGGTTTGTCGTTATAATTTTGCTAGCTGAGATCTGCAAAATCCCAAAGTCAGGGAGTCACACATTGGTCTGGGCCACCCCTTCCAGAATCTCTAAAGCCTTAGATTCTTCTAACTTAGCAAATTGAAATGACACATCTATCCTCCCTAAGAAGGGCTGACAGTAGCTAAGGACATCTTTTTGTCCTCACTTCTTGCAAGAGACTAAGAGCGGTAGATTTCAGAGATGCTCCTCCTTCCAGTGCTAATCATTAGAAACACACTGAAGACTTTTAATTCAGAGTTAGCCTGAACAGAAAACACAACTCAAACTGACTTAAACCAAGctaaatttagtttaatttaatttaaaagccaCTGGctcatggggtgcttgggtggctcagttggttaagtgcctgacttcggctcagatcacgatctcacggttcatgggttcgagccccatgtcggactctgtgctgacagctcagaacctggagcctgcttgggattctgtgccctgctctttctctgtccctcccctgctcacgctctgtctgtctgcctctctatctgtccttctccctctctctcaaaaatgaataagcattaaaaaaattactggctCATGAGACTTTTGTGACCACGTCTGGCTAAGGTTTGGCTTGGTTTGGGGCTCCAAAGATGCCTCCAGGATCCAGCTCTAGGCTCGACTTCCCTTGGGCTGATTTCATCCCAGGCACATGGCAGCCTGAGCAGTTCCAGGTTCTTGTCATCTCACACCTGGTGTCACGAGGGAGTCTGCTTCCAGACATCCCAGAACGTGTCTCGGTGGCCTGACTGTCCTGATTGGGGTCATGTGCTCCTCCGGGAAAGGTGGCCGAGGGAACAGAATGAGTTAATGACTTATATATCCTGTGTCCTATCCCCGGAGCCCCGAGCCTAAAGCACAAGGGCTAAAAGTGAAAAAAGGTGATTCCCCAAAGCGGGGTACAGTTAACACAAAAATGTGGAGTCGATGCCTAGAGGCAGGTACTGTTGCTGCCTCCTCCTAACTATCTCTAAAATCAAgccccttttctctccctgcatAGACGCTATTCTGTCACTTCCGGGAGAATTCTCGAAGGGCAGTGCAAACAGCATCCTGAACCAGTTCCTAAGCAAtcatccccacctccccagctacTTTCCACCTGGATGCCGAAGGATACTTCTTTTGTGATCATGTCCCTTGGGTGGCTTAAAAAGTTGTGTCCACAAAGTTCAACCTCCTCAGTGTGTACAGCAGGCCTTTATAACCCGTCCACACAGCCTGATCTCAGAcccgtccctcccttcctctccccacccaaccACACACGCCAGGAATATAAATTCCCATCTTCCTCAATCCATCATTTCATTCTCAAGCAGCCCTGTCTTCAGCCAATCTCTTTTCCTCAGGCAACGCCTCCTTGAAGATCCAATTCTCATGTCATCTCTTCTGTGACTTCCCTTGACTCCCAGATGGCAGAGCCACCACTCTTCCTTGCTGTTTCCTGGGCACTTTGTTCTTTCACGTTGATTTTCAGTAAAAGTTGCTTGTTTGTTATTTCACAAAGAACACGCAGATATGTTCTCTCGGTCAGGTtgcaaatatggaaaataatgctGAGGTTCTCCTTGGTCGTCCCCTCCATAGAGGTAAGTATCCTGCCAGACACATTTCTATAAATTTACATATAGACATATACCTTGTAGAAATAGCTTTTTCCTCCGCAAATGATATCATGCCTTATGTTGAAACTCTACATTTTGAAACGTTATATTCTGAGGACTTTCATTGACTTTATTTCCAgtcctgccattttttttctaagaaatcacACTCCCCCCACTGAATAatcttgttttattaattttactatttatacAACAAAGAGCTATATagagcttactatgtgccaggcacgtTACAAGTAAGAGCTCATCCAATCCTCATAACCATCCTATGAGGTGTGCACTGATATCACAcccattgcacagatgagaaaaaggagGTATGAGAGATTAATTAATTTATCCAGAGTCACATGTctaagtggtggagccaggatttggacTCCAGAAGTCTGGTTCCAGAATCTGTGCACCCACCACTATGCTGCATTACCACATGGCCTCTCCTCTCCACTGTTCTCCAAATGTGCCTGCTGAGGACATGAAACTGTGCTCCTTGGTAAGGAAGATATCCTAGTGCCAGGACACTTGTGGAGATggcaatttctttcttcctcccttcctccctcccttcctttctttcttcctctcttccttccttcctacttttcttcctttcttcctct is a genomic window containing:
- the INHA gene encoding inhibin alpha chain; the encoded protein is MLPQPPLLLLLLLSLKSGHGCPGPELDRELVLAKVRALFLDALGPPAVTEESGDPGVRRLPRRHAQGGFVHRGSRPREEEDVSQAILFPTTGASCGDEPAARELTQEAEESLFTYVFQPSKHTRSRQVTSAHLWFHTGLDRQGRAASNSSGPLLSLLALSSGVPMAVPVSLGQAPSRWAVLHLATSALPLLTHPVLVLQLRCPLCSCSARPEATPFLVAHTRARPPSAGERARRSTPPLPWPWSPTALRLLQRSPEEPAANADCHRAALNISFQELGWDRWIVHPPSFIFHYCHGGCGLTAPPDLPLLVPGAPPTPAQPLSLVPGARPCCAALPGTMRPLRVRTTSDGGYSFKYETVPNLLTQHCACI